A stretch of the Deinococcus sp. KSM4-11 genome encodes the following:
- the lspA gene encoding signal peptidase II: MLEPQRRLHILRGVSLLTGPFRRPPIWVPLLIFVLLLIADQLLKAWALSHLTPGQPPVVAVPGVLEWVLVFNTGAAWSMFSGSAAPLALGRLLVGLGILGYVLWRPQTRFLTVVLSMIAAGAVGNAIDGLRLGRVTDMIHAPPLSAVTKVIGQGSFPIFNLADSCVVVGTILLVIGTFIADRPKRTL; encoded by the coding sequence CGTGTCTCTTCTGACTGGCCCGTTCCGCCGCCCCCCAATCTGGGTGCCTCTGCTGATCTTCGTCCTGCTGCTGATCGCAGACCAGCTGCTTAAGGCCTGGGCGCTGAGCCACCTGACGCCCGGCCAGCCCCCGGTCGTGGCGGTGCCCGGCGTCCTAGAGTGGGTGCTGGTCTTCAATACCGGAGCGGCGTGGAGCATGTTCAGCGGGAGTGCCGCGCCACTGGCCCTGGGGCGCCTGCTGGTAGGGCTGGGGATTCTGGGGTACGTGCTGTGGCGCCCGCAGACGCGCTTCCTGACGGTCGTGCTGAGCATGATCGCGGCTGGCGCGGTCGGGAATGCCATCGACGGTCTGCGGCTGGGCCGCGTGACCGACATGATCCACGCACCGCCCCTGAGCGCCGTGACGAAGGTGATTGGCCAGGGGAGCTTTCCGATCTTCAACCTCGCGGACAGTTGCGTGGTGGTGGGCACGATTCTGCTGGTGATCGGCACCTTCATCGCCGACAGGCCAAAACGCACCCTGTAA
- a CDS encoding AI-2E family transporter has protein sequence MTADPHLATRAPSLPEPPVAPPSTWARLWRWPLFQLAVYLLLAWTLWRVVGHVHTVVINTLVAYLLANLANPLLSRLERRGTPRPLGILLLVLVFFGILAMISPLVSTLVREVQALITDAPKLLNNLNETLRRLSARSALLASAQQQFDAWVKVNQQDLPGRLSKSLGTILAPDGAVFSGVKGAFGLLGQGFITLVIAIYMMAIYPSIGPFLVRLLPLRFQPLARDVGQHVGRAVGGYFRGQITVALILGVLIAGGLTILGVPSGLAIGFLAALLNIVPYLGVILSVIPALLLAIPLGGLKVALVAALFLAANQLEGHVIAPRVVSHSTNLSSLAVLLAIVFGVETFGLMGAVIAVPLVAMLKSLLEAYYYSSRAYRAQNVTTPAMPSAPTVPVVVPSDDPAPEQVTSVR, from the coding sequence ATGACCGCTGACCCGCATCTGGCCACCCGCGCTCCCTCTCTTCCGGAGCCGCCAGTCGCGCCGCCCAGCACCTGGGCCCGGCTGTGGCGCTGGCCGCTGTTCCAGCTGGCGGTGTACCTGCTGCTCGCCTGGACGCTGTGGCGGGTGGTGGGCCACGTCCACACGGTGGTGATCAATACTCTGGTCGCCTATCTGCTCGCCAACCTCGCCAACCCGCTGCTGTCGCGCCTGGAGCGTCGCGGCACGCCCCGCCCGCTGGGCATCCTGCTGCTGGTGCTGGTCTTCTTCGGCATCCTGGCCATGATCTCGCCGCTGGTCTCGACCCTCGTCCGTGAGGTGCAGGCGCTGATCACGGACGCCCCCAAGCTGCTCAACAACCTGAACGAGACGCTGCGCCGCCTGTCGGCCCGATCCGCGCTGCTGGCGAGCGCCCAGCAGCAGTTCGACGCCTGGGTGAAGGTCAACCAGCAGGATCTGCCGGGCCGGCTCAGCAAATCGCTCGGCACGATCCTCGCCCCGGACGGCGCGGTGTTCAGCGGCGTCAAGGGGGCCTTCGGGCTGCTCGGGCAGGGCTTCATCACGCTGGTCATCGCGATCTACATGATGGCCATCTACCCCAGCATCGGGCCGTTCCTGGTGCGCCTGCTCCCGCTGCGGTTCCAGCCGCTCGCGCGTGACGTGGGGCAGCACGTGGGCCGGGCGGTCGGCGGGTACTTTCGCGGGCAGATCACGGTCGCGCTGATCCTGGGCGTGCTCATCGCCGGGGGGCTCACGATCCTGGGCGTGCCGTCGGGGCTGGCCATCGGGTTTCTGGCGGCCCTGCTGAACATCGTGCCGTACCTGGGCGTGATCCTCTCGGTCATTCCGGCGCTGCTGCTCGCCATTCCGCTGGGCGGCCTGAAGGTCGCCCTGGTCGCGGCGCTGTTCCTGGCCGCCAACCAGCTCGAAGGCCACGTGATCGCGCCCCGCGTGGTGAGCCACAGCACCAACCTGTCGTCCCTGGCGGTCCTGCTCGCCATCGTGTTCGGCGTGGAAACCTTCGGCCTGATGGGCGCCGTGATCGCCGTGCCGCTGGTCGCCATGCTCAAATCCCTGCTGGAGGCCTACTACTACTCCAGCCGGGCCTACCGCGCGCAGAACGTCACCACACCCGCCATGCCTTCCGCCCCGACGGTGCCCGTGGTCGTCCCTTCAGACGACCCCGCGCCGGAGCAGGTAACCAGCGTCCGGTGA
- a CDS encoding cupredoxin domain-containing protein produces the protein MNRTTLTTLLSLTVLTAGVSSAATQTINVQMSEMKFTPMGLHLKVGQKVVMNISNTGMAPHELQLYSTPKVAPKGEAAWDAYMEKHTLWLASKDVKLTIGGKAVKAGFFEVPLKPGEKAVLTFTPTKAGLFEMACHYPGHYEAGMKAPVTVK, from the coding sequence ATGAACCGAACCACCCTGACCACACTGCTCTCCCTGACCGTCCTGACGGCGGGCGTCTCCAGCGCCGCCACGCAGACCATCAACGTCCAGATGTCCGAAATGAAGTTCACACCCATGGGCCTGCACTTGAAAGTGGGCCAGAAAGTGGTGATGAACATCTCGAACACCGGCATGGCTCCCCACGAGCTGCAGCTGTACAGCACACCGAAGGTCGCGCCCAAGGGCGAGGCCGCCTGGGACGCCTATATGGAGAAGCACACGCTGTGGCTGGCCAGCAAGGACGTCAAGCTGACCATCGGCGGCAAGGCCGTGAAGGCGGGGTTCTTCGAGGTGCCCCTCAAGCCCGGTGAAAAGGCCGTGCTGACGTTCACGCCGACCAAAGCGGGCCTCTTCGAGATGGCGTGCCACTATCCCGGCCACTACGAGGCGGGCATGAAGGCTCCCGTCACCGTCAAGTAA
- a CDS encoding HAMP domain-containing sensor histidine kinase, with the protein MTLRTRLTLLTFAAVLLAMLTFAGVAGTVLWRAELSSISRQVDAQAEALLAIADTTPGRLNATARDILEENGVTATARVYRSGVQVWSGGSLGPPRLDPAFLSGSGVHVVRRTGEYLVASQREGPLIVEVGRSLEPLEKLLRRYVLIAALTLLGLSTVVGALVAAQVRRALRPLETLAGRVQRLDLPSPLPALHEPGEVGALARALDGSLKALRAEREHETLFLASASHELRTPVTAMLADVQHTLSRPRPAEELRSALERTERTASRLRQLTGNLMTLTRAQRLPAPPGAPLPAVDLLHLAGEAVDLLQPLATRRDLDLWLDGAPAHVRGDVALLGSVLENLVGNAIKFTPPGGQVRVTVEPGADRARLVVEDSGPGLPSGSLTEAFVRGHSDVEGFGLGLAVVRQVVDAHGGELAFGQGEDGGARVTVTLPLAVDGPETASPVDTLVPM; encoded by the coding sequence ATGACGCTGCGAACCCGCCTGACGCTGCTGACCTTCGCGGCGGTGCTGCTGGCCATGCTGACCTTCGCGGGCGTGGCCGGCACGGTGCTGTGGCGGGCGGAACTCTCCTCCATCTCCCGGCAGGTGGACGCGCAGGCCGAGGCGCTGCTGGCCATTGCGGACACCACCCCCGGCCGCCTGAACGCCACCGCCCGCGACATCCTCGAAGAGAACGGCGTGACCGCCACCGCCCGCGTCTACCGCTCAGGAGTGCAGGTGTGGTCCGGCGGCTCGCTCGGTCCACCGCGCCTGGACCCGGCCTTCCTGAGCGGCAGCGGCGTGCATGTGGTTCGCCGGACCGGCGAGTACCTGGTGGCGTCGCAGCGCGAGGGGCCGCTGATCGTGGAGGTCGGCCGCAGCCTGGAGCCGCTGGAGAAACTGTTGCGCCGGTACGTGCTGATTGCCGCACTGACCTTGCTGGGCCTGAGTACGGTGGTGGGGGCGCTGGTGGCCGCGCAGGTTCGCCGCGCCCTGCGGCCCCTGGAAACGCTGGCAGGGCGGGTGCAGCGCCTGGATCTGCCCAGCCCGCTGCCCGCCCTGCACGAACCGGGCGAGGTCGGTGCGCTCGCCCGCGCCCTGGACGGCAGCCTGAAGGCCCTACGGGCCGAACGGGAGCACGAGACGCTGTTCCTGGCGAGCGCCTCGCACGAACTGCGCACGCCGGTCACGGCCATGCTGGCCGACGTGCAGCACACCCTCTCGCGGCCCCGCCCGGCCGAGGAACTGCGCAGCGCGCTGGAACGCACGGAACGCACCGCCAGCCGCCTGCGTCAGCTGACCGGGAACCTGATGACCCTGACCCGTGCGCAGCGCCTGCCCGCGCCGCCGGGCGCCCCGCTGCCCGCCGTGGATCTGCTCCACCTGGCGGGCGAGGCCGTGGATCTGCTGCAACCCCTGGCGACCCGGCGTGACCTGGATCTGTGGCTGGACGGCGCGCCCGCCCACGTCCGGGGCGACGTGGCGCTGCTCGGCAGCGTGCTGGAGAACCTGGTGGGCAACGCCATCAAGTTCACGCCGCCGGGCGGCCAGGTGCGCGTGACCGTGGAGCCCGGCGCCGACCGGGCGCGGCTGGTCGTAGAGGACAGCGGGCCGGGCCTGCCGTCCGGTTCACTGACCGAGGCCTTCGTGCGCGGCCATTCGGACGTGGAGGGCTTCGGGTTGGGCCTGGCGGTGGTGCGGCAGGTCGTGGATGCCCACGGCGGTGAGCTGGCGTTCGGGCAGGGCGAGGACGGTGGGGCGCGCGTCACCGTGACCCTGCCGCTGGCCGTGGACGGGCCGGAGACGGCATCGCCGGTCGACACCCTGGTGCCCATGTAG
- the thrB gene encoding homoserine kinase, with product MTSFTVRAPASSANLGPGFDSLGLSVPLYTTLRVTPQAMTEVVPLGAELDGTPHDESNYVYRAMLLAARRAGRDLPPARVEIETEVPLARGLGSSAAALVAGIVAGNELLGGPLDDAAVLDVAAREEGHPDNVAPALFGGIVVATLDKLGTHYIRLDPPANLGVTVLVPDFELSTSKARAVLPREYSRADAVHALSHSALLAAALSVGRLDLLRHAMQDYIHQVWRAPLVPGLSDILDDAWRYGALGAALSGAGPTVLCFHDTREPTERLHAYLHGVMTKNGLTGRVMDLPIDPAGTIIERG from the coding sequence GTGACCAGCTTCACCGTGCGTGCCCCGGCCAGCAGCGCCAACCTCGGCCCCGGCTTCGATTCGCTGGGCCTGAGCGTGCCGCTGTACACCACCCTGCGCGTGACGCCCCAGGCCATGACGGAGGTCGTGCCGCTGGGCGCGGAGCTGGACGGCACGCCGCATGACGAGAGCAATTACGTCTACCGCGCCATGCTGCTGGCCGCCCGACGGGCCGGACGAGATTTACCACCCGCCCGCGTGGAGATCGAGACGGAAGTGCCCCTGGCACGGGGGCTGGGGAGCAGCGCCGCCGCCCTGGTCGCCGGGATCGTGGCCGGCAATGAGCTGCTGGGAGGCCCGCTCGACGACGCGGCGGTGCTCGACGTGGCCGCGCGCGAGGAGGGCCACCCGGACAACGTGGCTCCGGCCCTGTTCGGCGGGATCGTGGTCGCCACACTCGACAAGCTCGGCACGCATTACATCCGGCTCGACCCGCCCGCCAACCTGGGCGTGACCGTGCTGGTGCCGGACTTCGAGCTGAGCACCAGCAAGGCGCGCGCCGTGCTGCCCCGAGAGTACAGCCGCGCGGACGCCGTGCACGCCCTGTCCCACTCGGCGCTGCTGGCCGCCGCGCTCAGCGTGGGCCGCTTGGATCTGCTGCGGCACGCCATGCAGGACTACATCCATCAGGTGTGGCGCGCGCCGCTGGTGCCGGGCCTGAGCGACATCCTGGACGACGCGTGGCGGTACGGCGCGCTGGGCGCGGCTCTGAGCGGCGCGGGGCCGACCGTGCTGTGCTTCCACGACACGCGGGAGCCGACCGAGCGGCTCCACGCGTACCTGCACGGCGTCATGACGAAGAACGGCCTGACCGGCCGCGTGATGGATCTGCCTATCGACCCGGCCGGGACGATCATCGAACGAGGCTGA
- a CDS encoding response regulator transcription factor, protein MRFLVVEDELEIRRPLVANLREAGYAVDEAASADEARALADSFPFDALMVDVGLPEGAQAGFELVRDLRAAGLATPVLFLTARDGVDDRITGLDAGGDDYLVKPFHLGEVQARLRALVRRGRAEVQSERTWRDLRLDWTARTVSREGVRVALTAKEFSLLEVLASHPGRVYTREELIDRVWDGRFDAESNVVDTYVRNLRRKLGDDVVQTMRGIGYAFPDGE, encoded by the coding sequence ATGCGTTTTCTGGTCGTGGAAGATGAACTGGAGATCCGGCGTCCGCTGGTGGCCAACCTGCGGGAAGCCGGATATGCCGTGGACGAGGCCGCGAGTGCCGACGAGGCGCGCGCCCTGGCCGACAGCTTCCCCTTCGACGCCCTGATGGTCGACGTGGGCCTGCCCGAGGGCGCGCAGGCCGGCTTCGAGCTGGTGCGCGACCTGCGCGCCGCCGGACTGGCCACCCCGGTGCTGTTCCTGACCGCCCGTGACGGCGTGGATGACCGGATTACCGGGCTGGACGCCGGCGGCGACGATTACCTGGTCAAACCCTTCCACCTGGGCGAGGTACAGGCGCGGCTGCGGGCCCTGGTGCGCCGGGGCCGCGCCGAGGTGCAGAGCGAACGGACGTGGCGGGATCTGCGCCTGGACTGGACGGCGCGCACCGTGTCCCGCGAGGGCGTGAGGGTGGCCCTGACCGCCAAGGAGTTCTCGCTGCTGGAGGTGCTGGCCTCGCACCCGGGCCGGGTCTACACGCGTGAGGAGCTGATCGACCGGGTCTGGGACGGCCGGTTCGATGCGGAATCGAACGTGGTGGACACCTACGTGCGCAACCTGCGGCGCAAGCTGGGCGACGACGTCGTGCAGACCATGCGGGGCATCGGGTACGCCTTCCCGGACGGCGAATAG
- a CDS encoding GlsB/YeaQ/YmgE family stress response membrane protein, which translates to MSWIILILVGALCGWLASLIMKTDAQQGAVANILIGIVGAVLAQFLFGNLLNIGGQAAGNGFSFWSIIWGVVGSVILIAILKALRVLR; encoded by the coding sequence ATGAGTTGGATCATCCTTATTCTGGTCGGTGCCCTCTGCGGGTGGCTCGCTAGCCTCATCATGAAGACCGATGCCCAGCAGGGTGCGGTGGCCAACATCCTGATCGGGATCGTCGGCGCGGTTCTGGCGCAGTTCCTCTTCGGTAACCTGCTCAACATCGGCGGCCAGGCGGCCGGCAACGGCTTCTCCTTCTGGAGCATCATCTGGGGCGTGGTCGGCAGTGTGATCCTGATCGCTATCCTCAAGGCCCTGCGCGTCCTTCGTTAA
- the rpmB gene encoding 50S ribosomal protein L28: protein MAKVCEVCGKGPIVVNSVIRRGKARAAGGVGRKVTGVTKRVQKPNLQPLLVTRAGVSLRLRVCSKCRKSLTV, encoded by the coding sequence ATGGCGAAAGTGTGCGAAGTATGCGGTAAAGGGCCGATTGTCGTGAACTCGGTCATCCGCCGGGGCAAGGCCCGTGCGGCGGGCGGCGTGGGCCGCAAGGTCACCGGTGTCACCAAGCGAGTCCAGAAGCCCAACCTGCAGCCCCTGCTGGTCACCCGCGCGGGTGTGAGCCTGCGTCTGCGCGTGTGCAGCAAGTGCCGCAAGAGCCTGACCGTTTGA